The following proteins come from a genomic window of Tenebrio molitor chromosome 9, icTenMoli1.1, whole genome shotgun sequence:
- the LOC138138751 gene encoding angiopoietin-related protein 1-like produces MYLRLIPVLVVIFIEVKGLEEIYNDEFVVVSTSRPFSLQELAQQLHKHEKRLEKLEDTPKHTKSLPKNCKEVQERGNKLSGIYRIKPEQSPEAFMVVCDMETRGGGWTYFLNRHDGSQDFYLKWPQYKNGFGNLAGEFWLGLDHLHYLTGHEVNELLIQLVDFNMTKAHAHYSFFSVASENEGYALKVLSGYSGDAGDSFSYNGGAMFSTQDTDHDQDSGNCATFHGGAWWYKSCMHVHLTGKYLNGTVPASKKYKGMYWDTFRGPLYSLKKVRMMVKPRDDTSLPFLLH; encoded by the exons atgtatttaagaCTAATTCCAGTGTTAGTTGTTATTTTCATTGAAGTGAAAGGGTTGGAGGAAATATATAATGATGAA tttgttGTAGTCTCTACTAGTCGCCCTTTTAGCCTCCAAGAACTCGCCCAGCAACTACacaaacatgaaaaacgtttaGAGAAACTTGAAGATACCCCAAAGCACACAAAATCCCTTCCAAAAAATTGCAAGGAAGTGCAAGAAAGGGGTAACAAACTGTCGGGGATTTACCGGATAAAACCGGAACAGTCCCCGGAAGCTTTCATGGTCGTGTGCGACATGGAAACCAGAGGGGGAGGTTGGACCTACTTCCTTAACAGACACGACGGATCTCAAGATTTTTACTTGAAATGGCCACAATACAAAAACGGATTTGGAAACCTCGCTGGGGAGTTTTGGCTCGGCTTAGACCACTTGCACTACTTGACAG GTCACGAAGTTAACGAATTATTAATTCAACTGGTTGATTTCAACATGACGAAAGCTCACGCCCATTATAGTTTCTTCAGCGTGGCCAGCGAAAATGAGGGATACGCTTTAAAAGTGTTGAGTGGGTACAGTGGTGATGCTGGAGACTCGTTTTCGTACAATGGTGGTGCCATGTTCAGTACACAAGACACGGATCATGATCAAGACAGTGGCAACTGCGCTACATTCCACG gtGGAGCATGGTGGTACAAAAGTTGTATGCACGTTCATTTAACTGGAAAATACTTAAACGGAACTGTACCTGCCTCCAAAAAGTACAAAGGGATGTATTGGGACACATTTCGGGGACCTTTGTATAGTCTCAAGAAAGTGAGGATGATGGTTAAACCGCGAGATGATACTAGTCTGCCTTTTTTACTACACTAG